A section of the Leminorella richardii genome encodes:
- a CDS encoding YbdD/YjiX family protein: MFGQLGEATKYLGQAARMLIGIPDYDTYVQHIKTNHPDQPVMTYTEFFRERQQARYGGDGKGGMRCC, from the coding sequence ATGTTTGGTCAACTCGGCGAAGCAACAAAGTATCTCGGTCAGGCAGCCCGCATGCTTATCGGCATTCCGGACTACGATACCTATGTTCAACATATTAAAACCAACCACCCGGATCAGCCTGTCATGACCTATACCGAATTCTTCCGTGAACGCCAGCAGGCGCGCTACGGCGGCGACGGCAAAGGCGGCATGCGCTGCTGCTAG
- a CDS encoding glycosyltransferase family 2 protein, with the protein MMLIAFVWLLILLFKASTALRLLRVAGREPARDLASVTVVQPILSGDPALESVLASNLQSLTGASFLWLIDEDDTQAARVTQRLQRQHPDSSIRIYAYPQAPEGVNPKLFKMEQGRALVNTSAIMVLDDDATLDAASLQEMLNGLDDNSLVTALPWYRAANNAPSRLLAQFVNDNSAMTYLPLLPYAPPLTLNGMCYVLKAETLERVGGFAPIMRHLTDDLALATMLTHSGVRIVQSTATVSVQTSVPDVRRYARQMHRWFLFATLLMREKSARVNVAIFVLQGLHPLLLWAMCIMAFCGSMADIGIVAAVLLVRQATLRRVQRAVSADIPAHPVLSVLSELMQPLHLLNALVNRTIYWRSRRYRIFSNDRFTSL; encoded by the coding sequence ATGATGCTGATAGCCTTCGTTTGGCTACTGATTTTGCTGTTTAAAGCGAGCACGGCGCTCAGGCTGCTGCGAGTCGCAGGCCGTGAACCCGCTCGTGACCTAGCGAGCGTAACGGTGGTGCAGCCTATTCTTAGTGGCGATCCCGCGCTGGAGTCTGTACTGGCTTCTAACCTTCAAAGCCTTACAGGAGCAAGCTTTCTCTGGCTGATTGACGAAGACGATACGCAGGCTGCGCGAGTCACACAGCGGCTCCAGCGGCAGCATCCTGACAGCAGTATTCGCATTTACGCTTACCCGCAGGCGCCGGAGGGCGTTAATCCAAAGCTGTTTAAAATGGAACAGGGAAGGGCGCTAGTGAACACGTCAGCCATCATGGTGCTCGACGACGACGCAACTTTAGATGCCGCTTCGCTTCAGGAGATGCTTAACGGCCTTGATGATAATTCTCTGGTGACGGCGCTGCCCTGGTACCGCGCGGCGAATAACGCGCCATCGCGCCTGCTGGCGCAGTTTGTCAACGACAACTCGGCGATGACCTATTTGCCGCTATTGCCCTACGCACCGCCTCTGACGCTTAACGGCATGTGCTATGTACTGAAGGCAGAAACCCTTGAGCGAGTGGGCGGTTTTGCGCCGATTATGCGCCACCTGACGGACGACCTAGCGCTGGCTACGATGCTGACCCACAGCGGCGTGCGCATTGTTCAGTCGACAGCAACCGTGAGTGTGCAAACCAGCGTGCCTGACGTTCGGCGCTACGCCCGACAGATGCACCGCTGGTTTCTGTTCGCAACGTTACTCATGCGGGAGAAAAGCGCGCGGGTCAATGTGGCGATTTTTGTGCTTCAGGGGCTGCATCCGCTGCTGCTGTGGGCAATGTGCATCATGGCTTTTTGCGGCAGTATGGCGGATATCGGGATCGTAGCGGCGGTGCTGCTCGTTCGGCAGGCGACGCTGCGTCGGGTTCAGCGCGCCGTTTCGGCAGATATCCCCGCCCATCCGGTGCTTTCCGTACTGTCAGAACTGATGCAGCCGCTGCACCTGCTGAATGCGCTGGTTAACCGCACGATTTACTGGCGCTCGCGCCGCTACCGTATTTTCAGCAACGATCGCTTTACGTCACTATGA
- a CDS encoding NAD-dependent epimerase/dehydratase family protein codes for MKILITGASGFIGSAFLRRFAALGDVSLCGVGRRQQSDLPPSVHYCALALDRLNELDFTPDVVIHAAGRASPWGTRQDYLQDNVDTTQQVIDFCRRRGLPRLIFLSSAAVYYRFEHRLGLRESDTIGPEFTGEYGRSKRQAELLVEGYEGEKTILRPCAVFGPGDSLLFPPLVAAAKKGQLVRLSAEGVKAQADMMHVDALCDYLMRAATRPRLRLYYNLSANCPVETESLLRQVLQQLDLPAPGKTVRLGTALRIAGVFEWLWRWLPLAGEPPITRFGVAVFGYAATLDVTAMLEDFGSPPEEFFPSLQAFLQEYKTVTP; via the coding sequence GTGAAGATATTAATCACCGGCGCGTCCGGTTTTATCGGCAGTGCTTTTCTACGGCGCTTTGCGGCTCTCGGGGATGTGTCGCTGTGCGGCGTGGGGCGGCGTCAGCAGAGCGATCTTCCCCCTTCTGTGCACTACTGCGCGCTGGCTCTCGACAGGCTTAATGAGCTCGACTTCACGCCCGACGTGGTGATCCACGCGGCGGGAAGAGCCTCGCCTTGGGGAACTCGTCAGGATTACCTGCAGGATAACGTCGACACCACTCAGCAGGTGATTGACTTTTGCCGCCGCCGAGGACTGCCCCGACTGATCTTTCTTTCCAGCGCGGCGGTGTACTATCGCTTTGAGCATCGTCTCGGCCTGCGGGAGAGCGATACGATAGGGCCCGAGTTTACCGGTGAATACGGTCGCAGCAAGCGTCAGGCAGAGCTGCTGGTGGAAGGCTACGAGGGTGAAAAGACGATTTTACGCCCCTGCGCGGTGTTTGGCCCCGGCGACAGCCTGCTTTTCCCTCCGCTGGTAGCCGCCGCCAAGAAAGGACAGCTGGTTCGGCTAAGTGCTGAAGGCGTAAAGGCGCAGGCCGATATGATGCACGTTGACGCCCTGTGCGATTACCTGATGCGAGCGGCGACTCGTCCACGGCTAAGGCTGTACTATAACCTGTCAGCTAACTGCCCCGTTGAAACAGAGAGCCTGCTTCGTCAGGTGCTTCAGCAGCTGGATCTTCCTGCGCCGGGCAAAACGGTGAGACTGGGCACGGCACTGCGCATTGCGGGGGTCTTCGAGTGGCTTTGGCGCTGGCTGCCTCTGGCAGGTGAACCCCCTATTACCCGCTTCGGCGTGGCCGTCTTTGGTTATGCCGCAACGCTGGACGTGACGGCGATGCTGGAGGACTTTGGCTCGCCGCCAGAAGAATTTTTTCCTAGCCTGCAGGCATTTTTGCAAGAATACAAAACGGTGACCCCATGA
- a CDS encoding sterol desaturase family protein gives MSELLVPILFMVAFVFGEACVLQLTGKQKVDWLDVIFNINSGHIMLWLFRCMEVLCYSVVLNRFGLGLFDGVSAIWLWLFTLLAWDFGFYWLHRLHHQLRPLWAVHVVHHQGENYNLSLGVRNSWYSSLTSIPFFMVLALLGVPLSVFLAVSIAHYSVQFFNHNALTSKLGWLEQIFVTPSHHRVHHINEKRYADTNFDGTFIFWDRLFGTFCRKPPESPVVYGVKGSQLSSNPMRESNLPFLRLLGVQGVGALSPRRFSCSPAVIAAGALLLFSLVLGYIQLYEYRLDSVTLEQALLFTLLAAGSVALGGVSDGQRWGIAAWCVVTLLLPVLFLGALGWRHPFWLVVMPLLTAHGAALALGLWRRPVGHIRESV, from the coding sequence ATGAGTGAACTACTGGTTCCTATCCTCTTTATGGTGGCGTTTGTGTTTGGAGAAGCCTGCGTGCTGCAGTTGACGGGCAAGCAGAAGGTCGACTGGCTTGACGTCATCTTTAACATCAACTCTGGCCACATCATGCTGTGGCTGTTTCGCTGTATGGAAGTGCTGTGCTACAGCGTAGTATTAAACCGCTTCGGGCTGGGGCTCTTTGACGGCGTTTCGGCAATTTGGCTTTGGCTGTTTACGCTGCTGGCGTGGGACTTCGGTTTCTATTGGCTGCACCGCCTCCACCACCAGCTGAGGCCGCTGTGGGCAGTGCACGTTGTCCACCATCAGGGGGAGAACTATAACCTGTCGCTGGGGGTGAGAAACTCTTGGTACTCATCCTTGACGTCGATTCCGTTTTTTATGGTGCTGGCGCTGCTCGGCGTGCCGCTGAGCGTGTTTCTGGCGGTGTCTATCGCCCACTACAGCGTGCAGTTCTTTAATCACAATGCCCTGACGTCGAAGCTGGGCTGGCTTGAGCAGATTTTTGTGACCCCTTCGCACCATCGAGTGCACCACATTAATGAAAAGCGCTATGCCGATACCAACTTCGACGGCACCTTTATTTTCTGGGACAGGCTGTTCGGCACGTTTTGCCGCAAGCCGCCGGAGTCACCGGTCGTCTACGGCGTGAAGGGCAGTCAACTCTCTTCCAACCCCATGCGGGAAAGCAACCTGCCGTTTCTGCGCCTGTTGGGTGTTCAGGGCGTGGGTGCGCTGTCACCACGCCGCTTTAGCTGCTCTCCGGCGGTTATCGCGGCCGGAGCGCTGCTGCTGTTTTCGCTGGTGCTGGGCTATATCCAGCTGTATGAATATCGCCTCGACAGCGTGACCCTTGAACAGGCGCTGCTGTTCACGCTGCTGGCGGCAGGCTCCGTCGCGCTGGGCGGAGTCAGTGACGGGCAGCGGTGGGGCATCGCTGCATGGTGTGTGGTGACTCTGCTGCTGCCGGTGCTATTTCTCGGTGCGCTGGGCTGGCGACATCCCTTCTGGCTAGTGGTTATGCCCCTGCTGACGGCTCACGGGGCGGCGCTGGCGTTAGGGCTGTGGCGCAGGCCGGTAGGTCATATCCGTGAATCTGTTTAA
- a CDS encoding glycosyltransferase: MQRLLDIIPPGVERIDLLAPPFSGHLHPVLAMGKALSAYYQVRIVSTRGAIARIQAAGLPMLILEGEYDTPLLSVVNPQYAVKSHPVRLYRQFRSVVSLLKGFADELEQVWRQEGTPDLAIADFTLPVVGEVCRRLNISWWSSLPSPCVMEAPDGTPAYCGGLMPAKGFVDRLWHFVHRKKVRLFKRSVFWLFRDVIRQTGITRLYRADGSENAYSPTRILALSEEAFEFPRSWPASVTFIGPALYTPPTGGEPPPFVEGKRHVLITLGTHLDWHKDAVAKAVMALAHTLPDWEFHFTDGHPAGEEQRRQGNFSRVAWVDYDLWLTRYDAVIHHGGAGIMWHCLKKNVPALVYPVDYDQFDHAARLEYSGRGVWIRGGLGSLERAGSQLVKLVSECDREAKG, translated from the coding sequence ATGCAGCGTCTGTTAGACATTATCCCTCCCGGCGTTGAACGCATTGACCTGCTGGCGCCGCCGTTTTCAGGCCATCTGCATCCAGTGCTGGCGATGGGCAAGGCGCTTTCAGCCTACTATCAGGTTCGCATTGTCAGCACGCGCGGGGCGATTGCCCGTATTCAGGCCGCCGGGCTGCCAATGCTGATACTGGAAGGAGAGTACGACACACCGCTGCTGTCGGTGGTTAATCCCCAATATGCGGTAAAGTCCCACCCGGTTCGGCTGTATCGACAGTTTCGCTCCGTTGTCAGCCTGCTTAAAGGCTTTGCTGACGAGCTGGAGCAGGTGTGGCGACAGGAGGGCACACCGGATTTGGCGATTGCTGACTTTACGCTTCCGGTGGTGGGTGAAGTGTGCCGCAGGCTCAATATTTCCTGGTGGAGCAGCCTGCCGTCGCCCTGCGTGATGGAAGCGCCAGACGGCACGCCGGCCTACTGCGGTGGCCTGATGCCCGCTAAAGGCTTTGTCGATCGCCTGTGGCACTTTGTTCACAGGAAAAAAGTCAGGCTGTTTAAACGCTCGGTATTTTGGCTGTTTCGCGACGTTATTCGTCAAACGGGGATTACCCGGCTGTATCGGGCTGACGGCAGCGAGAACGCCTATTCTCCCACGCGGATTTTAGCCCTGAGTGAGGAGGCATTTGAATTCCCTCGCTCTTGGCCTGCGTCTGTAACCTTTATTGGCCCAGCGCTCTATACACCACCAACGGGTGGAGAACCTCCTCCCTTTGTTGAGGGCAAGCGCCACGTGTTGATCACGCTGGGTACACATCTTGACTGGCATAAAGACGCCGTAGCGAAAGCCGTGATGGCGCTGGCGCACACTCTGCCTGACTGGGAGTTTCATTTTACTGACGGTCATCCTGCGGGAGAAGAACAGCGGCGGCAGGGTAATTTTAGCCGCGTTGCATGGGTCGATTACGACCTTTGGCTGACCCGCTATGATGCCGTGATCCACCACGGCGGCGCGGGGATTATGTGGCACTGCCTGAAGAAAAACGTTCCTGCGCTGGTCTACCCGGTGGACTACGACCAGTTCGATCACGCCGCTAGGCTTGAATACAGCGGCAGGGGCGTTTGGATTCGGGGTGGACTGGGCTCTCTGGAAAGGGCCGGTTCGCAGCTGGTGAAGCTGGTATCAGAGTGTGACAGAGAGGCGAAAGGGTAA
- a CDS encoding fatty acid desaturase family protein produces the protein MNLFKPDKPLTFPADDPRLVAVLVGESRAYLAQRGEHRYADGWAILKMLILIAVCLACYTVALAQYSVMPFFLWYLAMIFCAMLLAVNVVHDASHNAFLRRKAANVWLNRIVAIPMGLDPDCWRVRHVRFHHGYTNIEFYDPDTAENGLLRQTPWQRWRPFMRAQRYYWPLVAALTFPWYIWVVDWLDRGGMTPVTKHLAQQGAAGWGVFLMGKIVHAAFCLALPAWLLVDRLSFPTVLVTYLASQMVSSLIFVMLIIGTHWAKGRVQLPPEGGKMADGKLAHVFATTFDWSTSPAWLGYWLGGINLHLTHHLFPHWNHRHYPALSRIVEGVAKQQGLDYRRLSLSDLLSLQQRFLGRMGGRPDESGHSQ, from the coding sequence GTGAATCTGTTTAAGCCAGATAAGCCACTGACGTTTCCGGCTGACGACCCGCGTCTGGTTGCAGTTCTGGTGGGGGAAAGCCGTGCCTATTTGGCTCAGCGCGGCGAGCATCGCTATGCTGACGGCTGGGCTATTCTCAAAATGCTGATACTAATTGCTGTTTGTCTGGCCTGCTACACCGTGGCGCTCGCTCAGTACAGCGTGATGCCGTTTTTTCTGTGGTATCTGGCGATGATTTTTTGCGCGATGCTGCTGGCGGTTAACGTGGTGCACGACGCGTCGCATAACGCCTTTCTGCGAAGAAAGGCGGCGAATGTCTGGCTAAATCGAATCGTCGCTATTCCGATGGGGCTTGATCCCGACTGCTGGCGGGTGCGCCACGTTCGCTTTCATCACGGCTATACCAATATTGAATTCTACGATCCGGATACGGCAGAAAACGGCCTGCTGCGCCAGACTCCCTGGCAGCGGTGGCGACCCTTTATGCGCGCACAGCGCTACTATTGGCCGCTGGTGGCGGCGCTAACCTTCCCCTGGTATATCTGGGTGGTTGACTGGCTCGACAGAGGCGGCATGACGCCAGTGACCAAACACTTAGCGCAGCAGGGTGCGGCGGGATGGGGCGTTTTCTTGATGGGCAAGATCGTTCACGCGGCCTTTTGTCTGGCGCTTCCCGCCTGGCTGTTGGTGGACAGGCTTAGCTTTCCGACCGTTTTAGTGACCTATTTGGCTAGCCAGATGGTCTCTTCGCTGATTTTTGTGATGCTGATTATTGGTACCCACTGGGCCAAGGGGCGCGTTCAGCTGCCGCCGGAAGGGGGCAAAATGGCGGACGGAAAGCTGGCGCACGTTTTTGCCACCACGTTTGACTGGTCGACTAGCCCAGCGTGGTTAGGCTACTGGCTAGGTGGCATTAATCTTCATCTTACGCATCACCTATTCCCCCACTGGAATCATCGCCACTATCCGGCGCTGAGCCGCATTGTTGAAGGCGTCGCAAAGCAGCAAGGGCTGGACTATCGACGGCTTTCTTTATCTGATTTGCTCTCGCTACAGCAGCGCTTTCTGGGGCGCATGGGTGGGCGTCCCGATGAGTCAGGGCATTCTCAGTGA
- the yjiA gene encoding GTPase, translated as MAPIAVTLLTGFLGAGKTTLLRHILQEQHGYKIAVIENEFGDAPIDADIIGDRATQIKTLTNGCICCTRSKELEDALLDLLDELDKGEVAFDRLIIECTGMADPGPIIQTFFSHEIICQRYLLDGVIALVDAVHAGQQMDQFTIAQSQIGYADRLLLTKTDVAKEHDELVERLQRINARAPIYKVTHGDIDLALLFNTNGFMLEENVLPQKPRFHFIPDKQNDISSIVVNLDYPVVLEEVSKVMENLLLGFADKLLRYKGMLWIEGQPRRLLFQGVQRLYSADWDREWEEHETPQSTLVFIGVQLPERAIRDTFAGLKKRP; from the coding sequence ATGGCACCTATTGCAGTAACCCTACTAACTGGCTTCCTCGGCGCGGGCAAAACGACGCTGCTGCGCCATATTCTTCAGGAACAGCACGGCTATAAAATCGCCGTGATTGAAAACGAATTCGGCGATGCCCCTATCGACGCTGACATTATTGGCGATCGCGCTACTCAGATTAAAACCCTGACTAACGGCTGCATTTGCTGCACCCGCTCCAAAGAGCTGGAAGACGCACTGCTGGATTTGCTCGACGAGCTGGATAAAGGCGAAGTGGCGTTTGACAGGCTGATCATCGAATGCACCGGCATGGCGGATCCCGGGCCTATTATTCAAACGTTTTTCTCTCATGAAATCATTTGTCAGCGCTACCTGCTCGACGGCGTTATCGCTCTGGTGGACGCCGTACACGCCGGGCAGCAGATGGATCAGTTCACTATTGCACAGTCGCAAATAGGCTACGCTGACAGACTGCTGCTCACGAAAACTGACGTTGCCAAAGAGCATGATGAACTGGTAGAACGACTACAGCGCATCAACGCTCGCGCGCCGATTTATAAAGTGACTCACGGCGACATCGACCTAGCGCTGCTGTTTAACACCAACGGCTTTATGCTGGAAGAGAACGTGCTGCCTCAGAAGCCTCGCTTTCACTTTATACCGGATAAGCAGAACGACATTTCGTCCATCGTCGTCAACCTCGACTATCCGGTCGTGTTGGAAGAAGTGTCTAAAGTAATGGAAAACCTGCTGCTGGGCTTTGCCGACAAACTGCTGCGCTATAAGGGCATGCTGTGGATCGAAGGCCAGCCCAGACGTCTGCTGTTTCAGGGGGTTCAGCGCCTATACAGCGCCGACTGGGACAGAGAGTGGGAGGAGCACGAAACGCCCCAAAGCACACTGGTGTTTATCGGCGTACAGCTTCCGGAGCGCGCCATCCGTGACACCTTTGCCGGGCTGAAAAAGCGCCCATAG
- a CDS encoding carbon starvation CstA family protein — translation MNKNSFLKHVPWVVLGIIGAFCLAVVALRRGEHVSALWIVVASVSVYLVAYRYYSLYIAQKVMKLDATRSTPAVLNNDGLNYVPTNRYVLFGHHFAAIAGAGPLVGPVLAAQMGYLPGTLWLLAGVVLAGAVQDFMVLFISSRRNGASLGEMVKEEMGPVPGTIALFGCFLIMIIILAVLALIVVKALAESPWGVFTVCSTVPIALFMGIYMRFLRPGRVGEVSVIGIVLLIASIYFGGVIAHDPYWGPALTFKDTTITYTLIGYAFVSALLPVWLILAPRDYLATFLKIGVIVGLAIGIVILNPDLKMPAVTPYIDGTGPLWKGALFPFLFITIACGAVSGFHALISSGTTPKLLACETDARFIGYGAMLMESFVAIMALVAASIIEPGLYFAMNTPPAALGITMPNLHELGGENAPMIMAQLKDVTAQAAATVSSWGFVISPEEILQTAKDIGEPSVLNRAGGAPTLAVGIAHVFHKIMPMADMGFWYHFGILFEALFILTALDAGTRSGRFMLQDLLGNFIPFLKKTDSLVAGIVGTAGCVGLWGYLLYQGVVDPLGGVKSLWPLFGISNQMLAAVALVLCTVILIKMQRTKYIWVTVVPAVWLLICTTWALGMKLFSVNPQLEGFFYMASEYKARIAAGGELTAQQLANMNHIVINNYTNAGLSILFLVVVYSIIFYGLSTWLKVRKNTERTDKETPYVPVPKEGIKISTSH, via the coding sequence ATGAACAAGAACAGCTTTCTTAAGCATGTACCGTGGGTGGTTCTCGGAATCATCGGCGCTTTCTGCCTGGCGGTTGTCGCCCTGCGCAGAGGGGAACACGTAAGCGCACTGTGGATCGTCGTCGCTTCCGTTTCCGTCTATCTGGTAGCCTATCGCTACTACAGTCTCTACATCGCCCAGAAGGTGATGAAGCTTGACGCCACTCGTTCTACCCCCGCCGTCCTTAATAACGACGGCCTGAACTATGTTCCTACCAACCGCTACGTGCTGTTTGGTCACCACTTCGCCGCTATCGCAGGCGCGGGCCCGCTGGTTGGGCCGGTTCTGGCTGCACAGATGGGCTACCTGCCCGGCACGCTGTGGCTGCTGGCGGGCGTTGTGCTGGCGGGTGCGGTACAAGACTTTATGGTGCTGTTTATCTCTTCTCGCCGTAACGGAGCCTCTTTGGGCGAAATGGTGAAAGAAGAGATGGGTCCTGTCCCCGGCACCATTGCCCTATTCGGCTGCTTCCTGATCATGATTATCATCCTTGCCGTACTGGCACTGATTGTGGTCAAGGCGCTGGCAGAAAGCCCATGGGGCGTATTCACCGTGTGCTCCACGGTGCCAATTGCGCTGTTTATGGGTATCTACATGCGATTCCTCCGCCCGGGTCGGGTGGGTGAAGTGTCCGTTATTGGTATTGTTCTGCTGATCGCCTCTATCTACTTCGGCGGCGTTATCGCCCACGACCCGTACTGGGGCCCGGCGCTGACCTTTAAAGATACCACTATCACCTATACCCTGATTGGCTACGCGTTTGTTTCAGCTCTGCTGCCGGTATGGCTGATTCTGGCGCCTCGCGACTATCTGGCAACCTTCCTGAAGATCGGCGTTATCGTTGGTCTGGCCATCGGCATCGTGATCCTGAATCCGGATCTGAAAATGCCAGCGGTCACGCCGTACATTGACGGTACCGGTCCTCTGTGGAAAGGCGCTCTGTTCCCATTCCTGTTCATTACCATCGCCTGTGGCGCAGTGTCTGGCTTCCACGCGCTGATCTCTTCCGGCACCACGCCGAAGCTGTTGGCCTGTGAAACCGACGCTCGCTTTATCGGCTACGGCGCAATGCTGATGGAATCCTTTGTTGCCATCATGGCGCTGGTTGCCGCTTCTATCATTGAACCTGGACTCTACTTCGCCATGAACACGCCACCGGCTGCGCTGGGCATCACCATGCCTAACCTGCACGAGCTGGGCGGCGAGAATGCACCAATGATTATGGCTCAGCTGAAAGACGTTACCGCACAGGCGGCAGCAACGGTCAGCTCTTGGGGCTTCGTGATTTCTCCAGAAGAGATCCTGCAAACGGCGAAGGACATCGGCGAACCGTCCGTTCTGAACCGCGCGGGTGGTGCACCGACGCTGGCAGTAGGTATTGCCCACGTGTTCCACAAGATCATGCCAATGGCTGACATGGGCTTCTGGTACCACTTCGGTATTCTGTTTGAAGCGCTGTTCATCCTGACCGCTCTAGACGCAGGCACCCGCTCTGGCCGCTTTATGCTGCAAGACCTGCTGGGTAACTTCATTCCGTTCCTGAAGAAAACTGACTCTCTGGTTGCCGGCATCGTTGGCACCGCTGGCTGCGTAGGCCTGTGGGGCTACCTGCTGTACCAAGGCGTTGTTGACCCGCTGGGCGGCGTTAAGAGCCTGTGGCCGCTGTTCGGCATCTCTAACCAGATGCTGGCTGCCGTGGCGCTGGTTCTGTGTACCGTCATCCTGATTAAAATGCAGCGCACCAAGTACATCTGGGTTACCGTTGTTCCGGCTGTATGGCTGCTTATCTGTACGACTTGGGCGCTGGGCATGAAGCTGTTTAGCGTCAACCCACAGCTCGAAGGCTTCTTCTACATGGCCAGCGAGTACAAGGCGCGCATCGCCGCCGGTGGTGAATTGACCGCACAGCAGCTTGCTAACATGAACCACATCGTTATCAACAACTACACCAACGCCGGACTGAGTATTCTGTTCCTGGTGGTTGTGTACAGCATCATCTTCTACGGACTGAGTACCTGGCTGAAAGTGCGCAAAAACACTGAGCGCACCGACAAAGAAACGCCGTATGTTCCTGTTCCTAAAGAAGGTATTAAAATCTCTACGAGTCACTAA